ATGCGGCGCTCGAAGTCCTCAGCCTTCTCGTTGAGCAGGCGGTAAACCTCAGTACCGACTGTGCCAAGACCTAAAATAGCGACACCAACTTTGTGGCCCTCGCCCTTTCCAGGATTATTCGTTGCGGCAGTCATCGTGGCGTTTCACACTCCAGGCTTAGTAAGTCTTGTACGGTTTCTCGTCTTAATATTTGGGTCACTTGACCATCGCATACCGACACTACTGGTGGTCGCGTCAGCATGTTGTAGCGGCTGGCCATTGCGTAACAGTATGCCCCAGTAGCAGCCAGCGCGAACAGATCACCCTCAACAATGTCGTCCGGGTAGTTCGCGTCATTAATCAGAATGTCTCCCGATTCACAGTGCTTTCCGACGACACGGGTGGGAATCCTGGAACCTGATACTTCGCGATTAACGACGCGACCATCATAGTTCGAGCCGTAAAGCGCCGGACGAATATTGTCGCTCATTCCACCATCGACCGATACATAACGACGGGTCATGCCTTCATCGATGGTCACATCCTTCAAAGTGCCCACTTCGTACACCGTGACCATGGACGGGCCAACGATGGCACGACCCGGTTCAACAGCCACTGTCGGAGTTTCAATGCCGATACGCTGCGCAAGCTTGTCCACAGCAGTGAGGATCTCGTCGGCAAGCGGAGCAACGTCAAGGGGCTGCTCGCCTGCGGTGTATGCAATACCGAAACCGCCACCGAGGTCAAGGGTGTTGAAGTGTTTCGAGATTTCAGTGCCGTGGCGTTCGACGAGCTTTTCCACCAGCGAGAACACGCGCTCGGCCGCGAGAATGAAACCGTCGGAATCGACAATCTGGGAGCCGATGTGACAGTGCAGACCAATCAGGCGCAGATTGTCGTCCTCTTCTACGAGGTTGGCAGCTTCCAGCGCTGAACCGGACGCGAGGGAAAAGCCGAACTTCTGATCCTCGTGCGCGGTAGCGATGAACTCATGGGTGTGTGCTTCCACACCGGGCTTCACGCGGACGAGCACGTCCTGCACCACGCCTGCTTCAGCCGCCACCTGGGACAGGCGACGCAGCTCCGAACGGGAGTCAAGCACAATTTTGCCGACGCCAGCTGAGATAGCATCGCGCAGCTCTGCGGTGGACTTGTTATTGCCGTGGAAGGTCATGTCCTTGGCTGGGAAGCCCGCAGCAAGAGCGATAGCCATCTCGTTGCCCGAGGCGACATCGAGATGCAGCCCCTCCTCCATTACCCAGCGGGCAATGGTCTTCGACAGAAAAGCCTTGGACGCGTAGTGGACATTCTCCGCGCCGCGGAAGGCCTTGGCCATCGAGCGGCAGCGGGAGCGGAAGTCCTGCTCATCGACGACAAAAACCGGAGTGCCAAATTCTTTGGCAATGTCGATCAGGCTCACTCCGCCAATTTCCACTGAGCCGGGATTCTCTTCGTCATTACCCCGACGACGGGCGGTAGTTGGCCAGACATGCGCTGGTAGTTCATTAAATTGAGTGGAATCGGGCCGGGTGTAGCCACCCAGCTCGAAACCATTGCCGTCGATAGGCACGAAACAGCTCTCTTTCTCCGTTACCCGGGCGGAGCAACGGGGTGTAGTTTTACGGGCGCGTTCGACTACATGCGCTCAGGTGCGGTAACACCGAGCAGCTGCAGAGCATTGGCCAGCGTCTGGCGGGTAGCCTCAGCCAGGCCGAGACGAGCACGGTGCAGCTCGGATACCTCTTCGTCGGCCTTAGGCAGAATCTGGCAGGTGTCGTAGAAGCGGTGGAAGACACCGGCGAGCTGCTCAGCGTAACGGGCAATGCGGTGTGGTTCCCGCAGGTCAGCAGCGGACTTGATGATCGCCGGAAACTCACCGATAGTGCGGATGAGCTCACCTTCACGGTCCTCTACCAGCAGGGAGAAGTCGGCATCTTCGCTGGTCACACCAGCCTCTTCGGCACGGCGGCCGATTGAGCACAGACGAGCGTGGCCGTACTGGACGTAGTAGACCGGGTTGTCGCTGGACTGCGAAGCCCACAGCCCCAGGTCAATATCCAGGCTGGAGTCCACGGAGGAACGGATTAGCGAGTAGCGAGCAGCATCGACACCGATTGCCTCAACCAGGTCGTCCAAGGTCACTACTGTGCCCGCGCGCTTGGACATCCGGACAGCCTTGCCGTCGCGAAGCAAGTTGACCATCTGACCGATGAGCACCTCGACACCGTCTGCGTTGTAGCCGAGCGCGGCAGCGGCGGCACGCAGACGTGCGATGTAGCCGTGGTGATCGGCACCCAGCATGTAAATGCACAGGTTGTGGCCGCGGTCGAACTTGTTCTTAACGTATGCGATGTCACCCGCAATGTAGGCTGCATCGCCGTCGGACTTGATGACCACGCGGTCCTTATCGTCACCGTAATCGGTGGACTTCAACCACCACGCGCCGTCAGCTTCGTAGAGTTTGCCGTTTTCCTTCAGGGAGTTGACAGCTGCTTCCACCTGACCGGACTCGAACAGCGAGTTTTCGTGGAAGTAAACATCGAAATCGGTGCCGAACTCGTGCAGAGACTCCTTGATGTGCTCGAACATCATGTCCACACCGATGACGCGGAAGTGCTCCTGGACCTCCTCCTCAGAGCCCTCGAGTGCCTGCGGATTCTTCTCCAGCACAGCAGCAGCAATGTCCTGGATGTACTCTCCGCCGTAGCCATCCTCCGGGGTCGGCTGGTTCCGAGCGGCGGCAACCAGGGAGTCGGAGAAGCGGTCAATCTGGCGACCGTGGTCATTGAAGTAGTACTCGCGGGTGACCTTGGCGCCCGTGGCGGACAGGACACGACCAAGAGCGTCACCGACTGCTGCCCAGCGGGTACCACCCAGGTGAATCGGCCCGGTCGGATTTGCGGAGACAAACTCCAGGTTCACGTCGAGGTTGGAGTTGAAATCGGCATGACCCCACTTCTCCCCCGCTGCCAAGACGTCCTCGACGATCTTGCCCTGGGCATCGGAGGCCAGGCGGATGTTAATAAAGCCCGGGCCTGCGATGGTTGCTTCATCGATACCCTCAGAGGCGCCGAGCGCTGTGGCAATTTCAGTTGCCAAGTCACGCGGCACCATACCGACACGCTTGCCCAGCTGCATAGCGATATTGGTTGCATAGTCGCCGTGCTCAGGGTTACGCGGACGCTCGACAGTCGGGTTTTCCGGCACGATAGAGACATCGGCATCGTGGGAAGTCAAAACCTCGACGGTGACTTTTCGGACTAGTACAGCAAGATCAGCAGGATTCACGATTGCCTATCCTATTAGGTCAATCGCAGTCGTGGAAACATCAGCCACCAAAAGATTCATTTGAGGGGCATCTGCAGGTCGTGGAGTCCGACTGCAACTAGCCATTTTCACGATCCAGGCGAATTTGCGTTGAGAACAGATTTAATCCGGGCCTAGGCGTAGCATTCAGGTAGGAAATTATTGCCTTATCCTCAACCCATTTTGGAGCGACCGTGAAAGTAGCACTTTTCGCGACCTGCATCGGGGACATGATGTTTCCGGATGCAGTGAGTGCGACAGCCAGAGTTCTCACGCGGCTCGGATGTGATGTGGTCTTTCCGCCACAGCAAACCTGCTGCGGACAAATGCACGTCAACACCGGATACCAGAAGGAAATCCTTCCTCAGCTAGACACCTACGCTGATGCTTTTGCGGATTCCTCGATTGACTACGTTGTCGCCCCGTCCGGTTCCTGCGCCGGCGCCGTTCGCCACCAGCATCCGATGATCGCGGGCCGCTACGGTACCCGTGCCCAAACCCATGCGGCACAGGCCTGCGCGAACAAGACGCTGGATCTCTCCGAGTTCATCACCGATGTCGCTGGTGTGACTGACGTCGGTGCTTACTTCCCCCACTCAGTGACCTACCACTCCACCTGCCACAGCTTGCGGGTGCTCAAAGTGGGTGACCGTCCGTGGCGGCTACTCAGTGCAGTCGATGGAATCGATTTGCGCGAGCTGCCCGGCGCGGCGGAGTGCTGCGGTTTCGGCGGCACCTTCTCGGTGAAGAATGCGGAGACTTCCGCTGCAATGGTTGCCGACAAGACAGCCAATATCCGCGCTACGGAAGCGGAGTTCGTGACCGCTGGCGATGCCTCCTGCTTGCTCAATATCGGGGGTGCGCTGCGTCGCCAGGACTCTGGCGTGCATGCCATCCATATGGCCGAGATTCTGGCCTCCACCAAGGAGACCCCGTTTGATGTGGACAACCGTCAAGAAGCTTCCCTGCGAGGTGAGCAGTAATGGTCGCAATTAACGTCGGCATGCCAGCCCTTCCTCCACGCGCGCCGCACAACGTCGGGCATCTGCGCGGTACGCGCGGGTTCACGGCCGCGGCGCACGAGGAACTCAAGAACACTCGCATGCGTGAAAATGTCGGTCATGCCACGCGTTCGATTCGTAAGAAGCGCGCGCATGTCGTAGCGGAGAAGAATGACTGGGAGCAGCTGCGGCTCGCGGGCAGCCACATCAAGCGCGATGTGATGGCGCGTCTGCCAGAACTGCTGGAGCAGTTCGAAGAGTCAGTGACGAATGCCGGCGGTCACGTCCACTGGGCGCGGGATGCCGCTGAAGCAAACCGCATCATTACGG
The nucleotide sequence above comes from Corynebacterium amycolatum. Encoded proteins:
- the lysA gene encoding diaminopimelate decarboxylase yields the protein MPIDGNGFELGGYTRPDSTQFNELPAHVWPTTARRRGNDEENPGSVEIGGVSLIDIAKEFGTPVFVVDEQDFRSRCRSMAKAFRGAENVHYASKAFLSKTIARWVMEEGLHLDVASGNEMAIALAAGFPAKDMTFHGNNKSTAELRDAISAGVGKIVLDSRSELRRLSQVAAEAGVVQDVLVRVKPGVEAHTHEFIATAHEDQKFGFSLASGSALEAANLVEEDDNLRLIGLHCHIGSQIVDSDGFILAAERVFSLVEKLVERHGTEISKHFNTLDLGGGFGIAYTAGEQPLDVAPLADEILTAVDKLAQRIGIETPTVAVEPGRAIVGPSMVTVYEVGTLKDVTIDEGMTRRYVSVDGGMSDNIRPALYGSNYDGRVVNREVSGSRIPTRVVGKHCESGDILINDANYPDDIVEGDLFALAATGAYCYAMASRYNMLTRPPVVSVCDGQVTQILRRETVQDLLSLECETPR
- the argS gene encoding arginine--tRNA ligase; this encodes MTSHDADVSIVPENPTVERPRNPEHGDYATNIAMQLGKRVGMVPRDLATEIATALGASEGIDEATIAGPGFINIRLASDAQGKIVEDVLAAGEKWGHADFNSNLDVNLEFVSANPTGPIHLGGTRWAAVGDALGRVLSATGAKVTREYYFNDHGRQIDRFSDSLVAAARNQPTPEDGYGGEYIQDIAAAVLEKNPQALEGSEEEVQEHFRVIGVDMMFEHIKESLHEFGTDFDVYFHENSLFESGQVEAAVNSLKENGKLYEADGAWWLKSTDYGDDKDRVVIKSDGDAAYIAGDIAYVKNKFDRGHNLCIYMLGADHHGYIARLRAAAAALGYNADGVEVLIGQMVNLLRDGKAVRMSKRAGTVVTLDDLVEAIGVDAARYSLIRSSVDSSLDIDLGLWASQSSDNPVYYVQYGHARLCSIGRRAEEAGVTSEDADFSLLVEDREGELIRTIGEFPAIIKSAADLREPHRIARYAEQLAGVFHRFYDTCQILPKADEEVSELHRARLGLAEATRQTLANALQLLGVTAPERM
- a CDS encoding (Fe-S)-binding protein; this encodes MKVALFATCIGDMMFPDAVSATARVLTRLGCDVVFPPQQTCCGQMHVNTGYQKEILPQLDTYADAFADSSIDYVVAPSGSCAGAVRHQHPMIAGRYGTRAQTHAAQACANKTLDLSEFITDVAGVTDVGAYFPHSVTYHSTCHSLRVLKVGDRPWRLLSAVDGIDLRELPGAAECCGFGGTFSVKNAETSAAMVADKTANIRATEAEFVTAGDASCLLNIGGALRRQDSGVHAIHMAEILASTKETPFDVDNRQEASLRGEQ